A genome region from Senegalia massiliensis includes the following:
- a CDS encoding efflux RND transporter periplasmic adaptor subunit yields MKKIVIVFFILIIFMGFFSKSIINLFLPQVKVTGATGSPVEKSIQVNGQVVPNNMIDIRLPGSVIIKEFLVENGEEIEKGTPIFKIDTTYGIKGNSEIIEEYRNNLEIEKIRKNSLEQLGEGAKEQLEILNKQIEQIEAKIKRLEKANTFYQKVDKNGVYKAETDGIVINLNNTNVPLVQDTIILQIANVKGKEDYKYVANFSRDQYDFINQVGEIELQKEYYDDVTKLEINNINTVVEDGMMKLEANFTNDYPRNLFIGEKLNAKIVMKKKIKGYLTVSKAVLNPYGGFIDGNNADVYIVEEKDGILGKEYIAKSINVKMEVIGDHEVIVSGLDRPRLRVITNPSYKIKDGSKVFIWE; encoded by the coding sequence ATGAAAAAAATAGTAATAGTTTTTTTTATATTGATAATTTTTATGGGTTTTTTTTCTAAAAGTATAATAAATTTATTTTTACCACAAGTAAAAGTAACAGGAGCTACTGGTTCTCCTGTAGAAAAGTCAATACAAGTAAATGGACAAGTAGTTCCAAATAATATGATAGATATAAGACTTCCTGGTTCTGTAATAATAAAAGAATTTTTAGTGGAAAATGGTGAGGAAATAGAAAAAGGTACTCCTATATTTAAAATTGATACAACTTATGGAATAAAAGGCAATAGTGAGATAATAGAAGAGTATAGAAATAACTTAGAAATAGAAAAAATCAGAAAAAATAGTTTGGAACAATTAGGTGAAGGAGCTAAAGAGCAGCTTGAAATATTAAACAAACAAATAGAACAAATAGAAGCAAAGATAAAACGTTTGGAAAAAGCAAATACTTTTTATCAAAAAGTAGATAAAAATGGAGTATATAAAGCAGAAACAGATGGAATAGTCATAAATTTAAATAATACAAATGTTCCTTTAGTCCAAGATACAATTATTCTTCAAATAGCAAATGTAAAAGGAAAAGAGGATTATAAATATGTAGCAAACTTTTCAAGAGATCAATATGATTTTATCAATCAAGTAGGTGAAATAGAATTACAAAAAGAATATTATGATGATGTTACAAAGCTTGAAATAAATAATATAAATACTGTAGTCGAAGATGGTATGATGAAATTAGAAGCTAATTTCACCAATGATTATCCTAGAAATTTATTTATAGGAGAGAAGTTAAATGCTAAGATAGTTATGAAAAAAAAGATAAAAGGTTATCTCACTGTTTCAAAAGCAGTGTTAAACCCTTATGGAGGGTTTATAGATGGAAATAATGCAGATGTTTATATTGTAGAAGAAAAGGATGGTATATTAGGCAAAGAATATATTGCTAAAAGCATAAATGTAAAAATGGAAGTCATAGGAGATCATGAAGTTATAGTATCAGGGTTAGATAGGCCAAGACTTAGAGTTATAACAAATCCATCATATAAAATAAAAGATGGATCAAAGGTGTTTATATGGGAATAA
- a CDS encoding carbohydrate ABC transporter permease, whose protein sequence is MKKIVYIFIVMLSLLFLLPITYTVANSFMTFIQLSKDSIQLIPEQFNLQQYYSLVINKTEYFKFFLNSIKITTFIILGQVIIGVFAAYAFAKVKFPGKKILYILYVFLLLLPYQVTLVPNFLLFDILDRFGITILDTHLALIIPGIFYPLGVFILTQFIKGIPNELIEAAKIDGAGTLTILRKVVLPIIKPAIFALIILTFIDNWNLIDQAIVLIEDDKKMPLSVFLNTIYTKDKTVFFAGASLYIIPAIFIFNKGEKYLSEGLILGGDK, encoded by the coding sequence ATGAAAAAGATAGTATATATATTTATAGTTATGTTGTCATTATTATTTTTACTTCCTATAACTTATACAGTTGCAAATTCTTTTATGACATTTATTCAATTGTCAAAAGATAGTATCCAATTAATACCTGAACAATTTAATCTACAGCAATATTATTCATTAGTCATAAACAAAACTGAATATTTTAAGTTCTTTTTAAATTCTATAAAAATCACGACTTTTATTATATTAGGTCAAGTAATTATAGGTGTATTTGCAGCATATGCATTTGCAAAAGTAAAATTTCCAGGTAAAAAAATATTATATATTTTATATGTTTTCTTACTATTACTACCTTATCAAGTAACTCTTGTTCCAAACTTTTTGCTATTTGATATATTAGATAGATTTGGTATAACAATATTAGATACTCATTTAGCCCTTATAATACCTGGAATATTTTATCCACTAGGAGTTTTCATATTGACTCAATTTATAAAAGGGATCCCTAATGAGCTTATAGAAGCAGCTAAAATAGATGGTGCAGGAACTTTAACTATTTTAAGAAAAGTAGTATTACCTATAATAAAACCTGCTATATTTGCACTTATAATTCTTACATTTATAGATAATTGGAATCTTATAGATCAAGCTATAGTATTAATTGAAGATGACAAAAAGATGCCTTTATCTGTATTTTTAAATACTATATATACAAAAGATAAAACTGTATTTTTTGCAGGAGCATCACTTTATATAATACCAGCTATATTTATATTTAATAAAGGAGAGAAGTATTTAAGTGAAGGACTTATACTAGGGGGAGATAAGTAA
- a CDS encoding cyclic-di-AMP receptor: MKLVISIVQDEDAHKLMDKLMKNKFGVTKLASTGGFLRSGNTTLIIGVENERVDEVIELIDSIAKTRTQIATTPPLTTWSQGVYMPYPVEVEVGGATIFVVDVEKFEKV, encoded by the coding sequence ATGAAACTTGTAATTTCAATAGTACAGGATGAAGATGCACACAAATTAATGGATAAGCTAATGAAAAATAAATTTGGAGTAACAAAACTTGCATCTACTGGAGGATTTTTAAGGTCAGGAAATACAACATTAATAATAGGAGTAGAAAATGAACGTGTAGATGAAGTTATAGAGCTTATAGACAGTATAGCAAAGACTAGAACTCAAATAGCAACAACTCCACCTTTAACAACTTGGTCACAAGGAGTATATATGCCATATCCAGTAGAAGTGGAAGTAGGAGGAGCAACTATATTTGTAGTAGATGTAGAAAAGTTTGAAAAGGTATAA
- the holB gene encoding DNA polymerase III subunit delta' has product MNFSDIIGQNIIKNRLHNAIKNKHIAHAYIFQGEAGIGKTIMANVFSKALLCKESVINSCDKCSSCIKFDSLNHPDFHVEEKEGKSLKKEQVEEMMKKIRTLPYEEGKKVFLIKSADKMTVEAQNAFLKTLEEPPEDTIIILIVENIEGLLPTIISRSQILKFSPLKNEEIETYIENKYNIQNDKAHFIASFSKGNMGKAIDLADSDEFNALREELINIISSSIEKESFRVFSQSDFFEENSENIELIFSMMLTWFRDLLIYKNTDRNELIINNDKKNVLREQAFKLSNRKIHDIIDNILETEDNIKSNVNIKTSIELLLLNIGG; this is encoded by the coding sequence ATGAATTTTAGCGATATTATAGGTCAAAACATTATAAAAAATAGGCTTCATAATGCCATAAAAAATAAACATATAGCACATGCATACATATTTCAAGGTGAAGCTGGAATTGGTAAGACAATCATGGCAAACGTATTTTCAAAAGCTCTTCTATGTAAAGAAAGTGTTATAAATTCATGTGATAAATGTAGCTCTTGCATTAAATTTGATTCTTTAAATCATCCAGATTTCCATGTAGAAGAAAAGGAAGGTAAATCACTTAAAAAAGAACAAGTGGAAGAAATGATGAAAAAGATTAGGACATTACCTTATGAAGAAGGTAAAAAAGTATTTTTAATAAAAAGTGCTGATAAAATGACAGTGGAAGCACAAAATGCATTTTTGAAGACATTAGAAGAACCACCAGAAGATACTATAATAATATTAATAGTGGAAAATATTGAAGGGCTACTTCCTACTATAATATCTAGAAGTCAAATATTAAAATTTTCTCCTTTGAAAAATGAAGAAATTGAAACTTATATAGAAAACAAATATAATATACAAAATGATAAAGCACATTTTATAGCAAGTTTTTCTAAAGGTAATATGGGAAAAGCTATAGATTTAGCAGATTCTGATGAATTTAATGCCTTAAGAGAAGAGCTGATAAATATAATTAGTAGTAGTATAGAGAAAGAAAGCTTTAGAGTATTTAGTCAAAGTGATTTCTTTGAAGAAAATAGTGAAAATATAGAGTTAATATTCAGTATGATGTTAACTTGGTTTAGAGATTTATTAATTTATAAAAATACAGATAGAAATGAACTTATAATAAATAATGATAAAAAAAATGTGCTTAGAGAACAAGCATTTAAGCTTTCTAATAGGAAAATTCATGATATAATAGATAATATATTAGAAACAGAAGATAATATAAAGAGTAATGTCAATATTAAAACTAGTATAGAATTACTTCTCTTAAATATAGGGGGTTAA
- a CDS encoding AbrB/MazE/SpoVT family DNA-binding domain-containing protein produces MKSTGIVRKVDELGRVVLPIELRRTLDIAERDALEIFVDGEKIILKKYAPACIFCGEAEGVSQFKGKNICEDCKSEIK; encoded by the coding sequence ATGAAATCAACTGGTATTGTAAGAAAAGTGGACGAGCTTGGAAGAGTTGTTTTACCAATCGAACTAAGAAGAACATTAGACATAGCTGAAAGAGACGCTCTAGAAATATTTGTAGATGGAGAAAAAATTATACTTAAAAAATATGCTCCAGCATGTATATTCTGTGGAGAAGCAGAAGGAGTAAGTCAATTTAAAGGAAAAAATATTTGTGAAGACTGTAAATCTGAAATTAAGTAA
- a CDS encoding DNA double-strand break repair nuclease NurA has protein sequence MLEIDNKLKDIVFELNDILSKKYQNISNMDIKDIKNIITENIGSIRKSRILSKNELKEYAENGGIVAVDGSNNKFGGAYPHFIELYQGLAKNSLKNDEAIIEVDFYTPLYMERESEIIDKLSKDNPTKVEIDSFIKNYKLSCIELKAAIGAAEKLNPKVIMMDGSLIRYKIECADKWKELKEICNEKDIILIGVVKDIKTNIIGTILGEKEYLNPPMSFLYDRELLYGVLDIGELLIPEKKNTPKYEEGLSSLFIRSSKSPMITGVDILSSQESYLKEMANLVYTLTPENSRGIPLWIDIIDKEVRISDKLMLGLLDKYLDRNILEKLFVSERSKRTL, from the coding sequence GTGCTAGAAATAGATAATAAGCTTAAAGATATAGTTTTTGAATTAAATGATATTCTAAGTAAGAAATACCAAAATATATCCAATATGGATATAAAAGATATCAAAAATATTATAACTGAAAACATAGGAAGTATAAGAAAAAGTCGAATTTTATCGAAAAATGAATTAAAAGAGTATGCTGAAAATGGTGGAATAGTTGCTGTAGATGGTTCAAATAATAAATTTGGTGGAGCTTATCCTCATTTTATAGAATTATATCAAGGGCTTGCTAAAAATTCACTTAAAAATGATGAGGCTATAATTGAAGTTGACTTTTATACTCCGCTATATATGGAAAGAGAAAGTGAAATAATTGATAAGCTATCAAAGGACAACCCTACTAAAGTAGAGATAGATTCTTTTATTAAAAATTATAAATTATCTTGTATAGAATTAAAAGCTGCAATAGGTGCAGCAGAAAAGTTAAATCCAAAGGTAATAATGATGGATGGTTCTCTTATAAGGTATAAGATAGAATGTGCTGATAAATGGAAGGAATTAAAGGAAATATGTAATGAAAAAGATATAATATTAATAGGAGTAGTAAAGGATATAAAGACTAATATAATAGGGACAATTCTTGGAGAAAAAGAGTATTTAAATCCACCTATGAGCTTTTTATACGATAGAGAACTTTTATATGGTGTATTAGATATAGGAGAACTTTTAATTCCAGAGAAAAAAAATACACCAAAATATGAAGAAGGCCTTAGTTCACTTTTTATTCGTTCATCTAAATCCCCTATGATTACAGGAGTAGATATATTATCTTCTCAGGAAAGCTATTTGAAGGAGATGGCAAACTTAGTATATACATTAACTCCAGAAAATAGTAGAGGTATACCACTTTGGATTGATATAATAGATAAAGAAGTAAGAATATCAGATAAATTAATGCTAGGACTTTTAGATAAATACTTAGATAGAAATATACTTGAAAAATTATTTGTATCAGAACGAAGTAAAAGGACACTTTAA
- a CDS encoding ABC transporter permease, with translation MGIKKIILIIFFIILLLFGYMILNMNYNKDAVKITLDQTITKEQFNFINERLYIKDYAINYSKNYKNKEIIMTDGNNLDIKNIDLVKGDFLYSTDKKIAVIGDDIAEKHYSFSNITGKEINVFDENYEIIGVIKDNNNIYIPYDEEKLNEYWDEVSISYVPVNQEETDFFIRDVEVLLKTIGINVIDTIIYKDNINSFLNIIILLSIFIIIKLSIYLYSKIKKNLNTLTAYYNQNKRRKYFHKFIYIKRKSISLLVLKLLGFISIIYIGVFSLRYLTIPNNLIPSNLFSLLSYRDVIVRIYEKFLYYMQSGFSSIWIDTIKLYGIIFVIFIIINILVTILIRNVKE, from the coding sequence ATGGGAATAAAGAAAATTATATTAATAATATTCTTTATTATACTTTTATTATTTGGTTATATGATTTTAAATATGAATTACAATAAAGATGCAGTAAAAATAACTTTAGATCAGACTATAACTAAGGAACAATTTAACTTTATAAATGAAAGGTTATATATAAAAGATTATGCTATAAATTATAGTAAAAATTATAAGAATAAAGAAATTATTATGACTGATGGTAATAATTTAGATATAAAAAATATAGATTTAGTAAAAGGAGATTTTTTATATTCCACGGATAAAAAAATAGCTGTAATAGGTGATGATATAGCTGAAAAGCATTATAGTTTTTCAAATATTACAGGAAAAGAAATAAATGTATTTGATGAAAATTATGAAATTATAGGTGTTATAAAGGATAATAATAACATTTACATACCATATGATGAAGAAAAATTAAATGAATATTGGGATGAAGTATCAATTAGCTATGTACCTGTAAATCAAGAAGAAACTGATTTTTTTATACGAGATGTAGAAGTTTTACTTAAAACTATAGGAATAAATGTTATAGATACTATAATTTATAAAGATAATATAAATAGCTTTTTAAATATCATTATACTATTATCTATATTTATAATTATAAAGTTATCTATATATTTGTATTCAAAAATAAAGAAGAATTTAAATACTTTAACAGCTTATTACAATCAAAATAAAAGAAGAAAATACTTTCATAAGTTTATTTATATTAAAAGAAAATCTATATCTTTATTAGTACTAAAATTATTAGGATTTATTTCTATTATATATATTGGTGTATTTTCATTAAGGTATTTAACTATACCTAATAATTTGATACCTAGTAATTTATTTTCTTTGTTATCCTATAGAGATGTAATTGTAAGAATCTATGAAAAATTCTTATACTATATGCAAAGTGGATTTAGCAGTATATGGATAGATACCATAAAATTATATGGTATAATATTTGTAATATTTATAATTATAAATATACTGGTTACAATACTAATTAGAAACGTTAAGGAATAA
- a CDS encoding ATP-binding protein, with product MKVVGLTTQQEVFIGSKEKPFRINEFLIIEDKSQGELMGEIVETSSYNRYIPLNINDGMVDSSVLESLNAIGYNIDDETIHIGKLRLLNEAQYPVETASDVRSPKFYEVKDIMVKQRPDEGLVMGIIKSTDEMIKDMDNELRDISPIFSDGTLISQKEIPFIFDIKSMHQYPHIGIFGGSGSGKSFGMRVLLEETMKLGIPAIVLDPHFEMDFSNSAPYLDKKDTVDFSERFQCLQIGHDIGVKFKDLNTSDLKNLLDASGKLSDAMSNAIDMLHKRKDTFQSFNDRLKNLSRGQDIGSTQKIDKLIAGEQNYTEIERLKDIKELFDKYDKTCPASSVKGIIWRLNRLYNDGVFSNDINAIYEGLNTGKLLVIQGNVRLIQVFSTYLLNNIYHKRRAYKDAQYKNTAGDYFPPFIIATDEAHNFAPKGYDSPSKSILKEISQEGRKYGVFLLLATQRPTLLDETITAQLNTKLVFRTVRSSDIQTIKEETDLTAEEAKRLPYLRSGDSFISSAIMGRTFSIRIRAALTTSPHTINPFDELKNMKNEKNDKLLELIKDKLPITDLNMSNVIAEIEEENNNEKSFTLKDLQQALETLVKEGLIEKTKNAFATTYKEKQE from the coding sequence ATGAAAGTAGTAGGACTTACTACACAACAAGAAGTATTTATAGGTTCAAAAGAAAAACCATTTAGGATAAATGAATTTTTAATTATAGAGGATAAATCTCAAGGCGAATTAATGGGTGAAATAGTAGAAACAAGTTCATACAATAGATATATTCCACTTAATATAAATGATGGAATGGTAGATTCTTCTGTGCTAGAATCCTTAAATGCTATAGGTTACAATATAGATGATGAAACTATACATATAGGGAAATTAAGATTATTAAATGAAGCTCAGTACCCTGTAGAAACAGCATCTGATGTGAGAAGCCCTAAATTTTATGAAGTAAAAGATATAATGGTAAAACAGAGGCCAGATGAAGGGCTTGTTATGGGAATTATAAAAAGCACAGATGAAATGATAAAAGATATGGATAATGAATTAAGAGATATTTCTCCTATATTTAGTGATGGAACATTAATTTCTCAAAAAGAAATACCATTTATATTTGATATAAAAAGCATGCATCAATATCCTCATATAGGAATATTTGGTGGTTCTGGATCAGGAAAATCTTTTGGTATGAGGGTTTTACTTGAAGAAACTATGAAGCTTGGTATACCTGCTATAGTGCTTGATCCTCATTTTGAAATGGATTTTTCAAATTCTGCACCCTATTTAGATAAAAAAGATACAGTAGATTTTAGTGAAAGGTTTCAATGTCTTCAAATAGGACATGATATAGGTGTGAAATTTAAAGATTTAAATACTTCAGATTTAAAAAATTTGCTTGATGCTTCAGGAAAATTATCAGATGCCATGAGTAATGCAATAGATATGCTTCATAAAAGAAAAGATACTTTTCAAAGTTTTAATGATAGATTAAAAAATTTATCAAGAGGTCAAGATATAGGTTCAACTCAAAAAATAGATAAGCTTATAGCAGGTGAACAAAATTATACAGAAATTGAAAGACTAAAAGATATAAAAGAATTATTTGATAAGTATGATAAAACTTGTCCTGCAAGCTCTGTAAAGGGAATAATATGGAGACTTAATAGACTATATAATGATGGAGTATTCAGTAATGATATAAATGCTATATATGAAGGATTAAATACAGGAAAACTTTTAGTAATACAAGGAAATGTCAGATTGATTCAAGTATTTTCCACATATTTATTAAATAATATTTATCATAAGAGAAGAGCTTATAAAGATGCACAATATAAAAATACAGCAGGGGATTATTTTCCACCATTTATCATAGCAACAGATGAAGCACATAATTTTGCACCAAAAGGATATGATTCTCCTTCAAAATCTATACTAAAAGAAATATCACAAGAAGGAAGAAAGTATGGTGTGTTTTTACTTTTAGCTACTCAAAGACCTACACTTTTAGATGAAACAATAACAGCACAATTAAATACAAAATTAGTATTTAGAACAGTTAGAAGTTCAGATATTCAAACAATAAAGGAAGAGACAGACTTAACAGCGGAAGAGGCAAAAAGACTTCCTTATTTAAGATCAGGTGATTCTTTTATTTCATCTGCTATTATGGGTAGAACTTTTTCAATAAGAATAAGGGCAGCACTTACTACGAGTCCTCATACTATAAATCCATTTGATGAACTTAAAAATATGAAGAATGAAAAAAATGATAAATTGTTAGAATTAATAAAAGATAAATTGCCAATAACTGACTTAAATATGAGTAATGTAATAGCAGAAATTGAAGAAGAGAATAATAATGAAAAGTCATTTACTTTAAAAGATTTACAACAAGCTTTAGAAACTTTAGTAAAAGAAGGATTAATTGAAAAAACTAAAAATGCATTTGCCACGACTTATAAAGAGAAACAAGAATGA
- the rsmI gene encoding 16S rRNA (cytidine(1402)-2'-O)-methyltransferase yields the protein MSKVGKLFICPTPIGNLEDITIRTLNTLKNVDLIAAEDTRHTLKLLNHFDIKKPLISYHEHNKKEKSEVLIEKLYDGDNIALVSDAGMPGISDPGSDMVKKSIDNGIEVDVLPGATASILALILSGLSTEKFVFEGFLSSKQKERIERLKELKLEYRTIIFYESPHRLKGMLEDLLEILGNRKISVARELTKKYQEVIRSDIRDVLDIFKKQSPKGEFVVVVEGVDKEDIKDIEDDLWASLTIKEHILEYMKKGYSKKESVKKVSKERSIPKREVYKESIDL from the coding sequence ATGAGCAAAGTAGGAAAATTATTTATATGTCCTACACCTATAGGAAACTTGGAAGATATAACAATAAGAACATTGAATACACTTAAAAATGTAGATTTAATAGCAGCAGAAGATACTAGACATACTTTAAAGTTATTAAATCATTTTGATATTAAGAAGCCTCTTATTTCTTATCATGAACACAATAAAAAAGAAAAATCTGAAGTTTTGATAGAAAAACTATATGATGGTGATAATATTGCACTTGTAAGTGATGCAGGTATGCCAGGTATATCTGATCCTGGTAGTGATATGGTAAAAAAATCAATAGATAATGGAATAGAAGTAGATGTATTACCTGGTGCTACAGCTAGTATACTTGCACTAATATTATCTGGGCTTTCTACAGAAAAATTTGTATTTGAAGGATTTCTTTCTTCTAAACAAAAGGAAAGAATAGAGAGGTTAAAAGAATTAAAACTAGAATATAGAACAATAATTTTTTATGAATCTCCACATAGACTAAAAGGGATGCTAGAAGACTTATTAGAAATTTTAGGAAATAGAAAAATATCAGTAGCAAGAGAACTTACTAAAAAATATCAAGAAGTTATTAGAAGTGACATAAGAGATGTACTAGATATATTTAAAAAACAATCACCAAAAGGAGAATTTGTAGTTGTAGTTGAAGGAGTAGATAAAGAAGATATAAAAGATATAGAAGATGATTTATGGGCTAGCTTAACTATAAAAGAACATATATTAGAATATATGAAAAAAGGATATAGCAAAAAAGAATCTGTAAAAAAAGTGTCTAAGGAAAGAAGTATTCCAAAAAGGGAAGTATATAAAGAGAGTATTGATTTATAG
- a CDS encoding tRNA1(Val) (adenine(37)-N6)-methyltransferase — MLKENERIDDIELKGLKIIQNKDGFCFGIDAVLIANFCEIKKNATVVDLGTGTGIIPLILWGKNNIRKIYGIEVQKEVAEMAQRSMRLNNLEEQIEILNIDLKDTDKYIKRDLVDVVVSNPPYMSSGDGIVNPSDKKAISRHEILCNLEDIIVSAKKILKDNGKFFMIHRPHRLADIVELLRKHRLEPKTMKFVYPKMGKSPNMVLIKASKFGNPELKIKPPLYVYDQNGNYTKEIDEIYGRLD, encoded by the coding sequence ATGCTTAAAGAAAATGAAAGAATTGATGATATTGAGCTTAAGGGGCTCAAAATAATTCAAAATAAAGATGGTTTTTGTTTTGGAATAGATGCTGTTTTAATTGCAAACTTTTGTGAAATAAAAAAGAATGCAACTGTAGTAGATCTAGGCACAGGTACTGGAATAATACCTCTTATATTATGGGGGAAAAATAATATAAGAAAAATATATGGAATAGAAGTGCAAAAAGAAGTTGCAGAGATGGCACAAAGAAGCATGAGATTAAATAATTTAGAAGAACAAATTGAAATATTAAATATAGATTTAAAAGATACAGATAAATATATAAAAAGAGATTTAGTAGATGTAGTAGTATCTAATCCACCATATATGAGTAGTGGAGATGGTATTGTAAATCCAAGTGATAAAAAAGCTATATCTAGACATGAAATATTATGTAATTTAGAAGATATAATAGTAAGTGCAAAAAAGATTCTTAAAGATAATGGTAAGTTTTTCATGATACATAGACCACACAGACTTGCAGACATAGTAGAACTTTTAAGAAAACATAGACTTGAACCAAAAACAATGAAATTTGTATATCCCAAAATGGGTAAATCACCAAATATGGTACTTATTAAAGCATCAAAATTTGGAAATCCAGAGCTTAAAATTAAACCTCCATTATATGTATATGACCAAAATGGAAATTATACAAAGGAAATAGATGAGATATATGGCAGATTAGATTAG
- a CDS encoding DUF362 domain-containing protein codes for MAYFINDDCISCGACEPECPVSVISAGDDKYVIDQDGCIDCGACANVCPVDAPQPE; via the coding sequence ATGGCTTATTTTATAAATGATGATTGCATTAGCTGTGGAGCTTGCGAGCCTGAGTGCCCAGTAAGTGTTATTAGTGCAGGTGATGATAAATACGTTATAGATCAAGATGGATGCATTGATTGTGGAGCTTGCGCAAATGTTTGTCCAGTAGATGCTCCTCAACCAGAGTAA
- a CDS encoding PSP1 domain-containing protein has translation MVKVVGVRFKKAGKIYYFDPDETGIQKDNYAIVETARGIEFGQVVVGPKQVTDKEIEDILPLKPVIRIATKEDIENNKENKLKEEHAFTVCTEKIYEHNLEMKLVDVEYTFDNNKVIFYFTADGRVDFRDLVKDLASIFRTRIELRQIGVRDEAKMIGGIGPCGISLCCNTFLGEFDPVSIKMAKEQNLSLNPTKISGLCGRLMCCLRYEHKTYEESIAKLPDIGKKVKTPRGCGTVVDTNPLLEMVKVKIKTEEDLEEIIPFVLDEIK, from the coding sequence ATGGTTAAAGTAGTTGGAGTTAGGTTCAAAAAAGCAGGTAAAATATATTATTTTGATCCTGATGAGACTGGAATACAAAAAGATAATTATGCAATAGTAGAAACAGCTAGAGGTATAGAATTTGGTCAAGTAGTAGTAGGCCCAAAACAAGTAACAGATAAAGAAATAGAAGATATATTACCTCTTAAGCCTGTCATAAGAATCGCTACAAAAGAAGATATAGAAAATAACAAAGAAAATAAATTAAAAGAAGAGCATGCATTTACTGTATGTACGGAAAAAATATATGAGCATAACCTTGAAATGAAGCTAGTAGATGTAGAATATACTTTTGATAATAATAAAGTTATCTTCTATTTTACAGCCGATGGCAGAGTAGATTTTAGAGATTTAGTTAAAGACTTGGCTTCAATATTTAGAACAAGAATAGAGCTTAGACAAATTGGTGTAAGAGATGAAGCTAAAATGATAGGTGGAATAGGACCTTGTGGAATATCTCTTTGTTGTAATACATTTTTAGGTGAATTTGATCCTGTGAGTATAAAAATGGCAAAAGAGCAAAATCTATCTCTAAATCCTACAAAAATATCAGGATTATGTGGTAGACTTATGTGTTGTCTTAGATATGAGCATAAAACATATGAGGAATCAATAGCAAAATTACCAGATATCGGCAAGAAAGTAAAAACTCCTAGAGGATGTGGAACGGTTGTAGACACTAATCCACTTCTTGAAATGGTAAAAGTTAAAATTAAGACAGAAGAAGATTTAGAAGAAATAATTCCATTTGTATTAGATGAAATAAAATAA